Genomic DNA from Melopsittacus undulatus isolate bMelUnd1 chromosome 2, bMelUnd1.mat.Z, whole genome shotgun sequence:
ctctccctctgtTTGAAGGGGAACTGAGAGAAGCTGGGTGATGAATTCTGCCAGCTATGCAAACCCAATGGGCAGGGGCTATTCTGATACTTTGTAGGGGTCCCCCAGCTTGGCAGCCAGGGAAAGTCAGTAAGGGTGTCCCAGGGAAGAACTGAACTCCAGTCGCAGAGCAAGAGGAGCAATGAGACATCCTGGCCAGAAGCACAGAAGTTCAGAGGGACTCTGGATTTGGGTAGATAGAGAAACAAGAGAGGGTAGGGTTAAATGGTGACCCAGCCATGTGCCTAGATGACAGGTTTGGGGGTGTCCTGGGTGTGCAAGGTTGGGTCTAATTGTGGTGGAGCTCTTGCTGCTACAGTTTATCTTGCAGGAGAAAATTAAGTTTAGCAAGTTAGTTACATTTAGGATGTGGGGCTTGGGAGAGGACAAAAAAGTGAATGGGACAGGACTGGACAGAGAAGAGTCCAAATTTTGACTGAGGAAGATGTGAAAAGACCCTGTTCTTCAAAGTTTGAGACTTGTGTGTTTATCTACCTGCACTGTTTGGTTACTGGAAGCTAGCACAAGGGTGCATTATTATGCTGTGCTCCAAAAGCAATCTTTCTTGGGATTCTGAGCCTAAGAGCTTGTTTCTAACAGTAGCAGGTAGTTTAATAAAAGCTATTACCTCTTTCTAAAAACCTTGCCTCTCATCTATCTTCAGGCCATCAGTGCCACAGTATACCCTCTTCTCCTCTTCTATTCCATCACAGTAAATCATGTAAATAAAGAAGTTCCTCagtgcttcatccagtaacagCCTAACTGTATACCGTGCTGCTAACCCTTATGAAAGCAATCAATACTACCTTGGGAATTTGCCTCTGTCCTATTTCCAACAGCTTAATGTGAACTGTGCAATCAAATGCACTCCCACAAATATCCTTTGAGGTGCTGTCATTAAACAGCAAAGTAAGACAGCATAATTTCTGGCAGGTTCTATTTCTATCAGGATGGCTGCTCCCTGTACACAAGTGTTGAGGTGACAAATACCTTGTAAAAGCCTGAAGCAGTTTAGATGGATTAAATACTCAAAGgagtatttaatattttattactatAGGGTTTTATTAGACTGAACTCGAGTTCATTCTCGGTGTTCAGGAGACAGGCTTCCTCAGATATGGAATATCATTAAGACTTTGGCAGTTTTCTCAGGCTGTGAATTTCAGGCATGCTGAGGAAGatgatggaaaataaatattagttCTTTTCAATTCAGCTGTCAGTCACAAATTGCCTCAAAGCTAGAGCTAGAGGTCAATGCCCAAGTACAATGCCTATTATGTGTCTGGGGGTAGTCCCTGTCTAAGTTACACTGAGCAGATGTTCCTCTCACTCTGAAATGTGCCATGATTGAAGAGAGGGGGCAGATGTGCCTTCATCTTTTAACATATGTGCAGGCAGCAATATTAAAATTAGCACAAATAAAAAGGCCTATTTTGGCTTTGGTCCATTTTCTCCTGAATTAAAATAGAATCAAACTAACCTTTCAGTTCACTAGTAGATACAAAATACAGTAGTCAATCAAAACATGATAGAAAGTATTGGAACCATTAACTTGACTATAGTTTCACTGACCAGCCCTTGCCAGTAGTTGAAGAGGTTAACCCAGCATGTAATGAATAGAATGGTGGAAGCCCCAGGCAGGGTGGAACTCATGCTATTCACATGTGTTTCCAAAACAAATGATCTGCAGATGATAGCATCCCTATCTATTGTAcgtttaaaactaattttacgTGTACAGGATGATCTAGATCTTATGGTGGCACCTCTGCCCAAGGAGACAGGATGCAGAGTGACTGCTCATCCATAGCCTGATGGACTTCCCATTGCCAGACTCTGCAGGTGCTTAGGCAGCTTTCAACCTTACTGGATATCTGCAGCTTTGGGAAGCAAAGAGGTTTCACTGTAGCTATAAGTGATCACTTATTTAAAGCGTGTTTTTGATAAATCTGCATATTTACCTGTTCAAAAAATGTTACTGAACCTTACATTTAGCTCATTAGCCTGTAGTATAATAAACCTGCCTATTCTTGATGAGTGCTCATAATGAACTGTATACACTATAGTTATGCATTTGTACAACTGTAGATTACAAGAATACAACAATATTAAAGTCTCTTTGTGTATATATAGGTGCATGTGTATGCATGAGCACTCTAGAATTCAGTGTACATAGAAGATGTACAAAGAGGAACGATATCTGCTTTCTGGGAGTCAATTAAATGTTTGCATTATTGACACCTATAATTAATTAATCACTGGGGATCATTGACAGGTTCTGTTAATCGTGTGGACTGGAGTTGCTCTACTTCCTCCTCTTCAAAGGGcactaacattttaaaaactagGGAGGGACCAAAGATACCGCTCCAGGAAAAGATTCAAATGAAGATCCTGATTttaagggaagagaaaatgtaaatgtgaaCAGAGATGCATGGAGAGATTAGGTGTAAAGGGTATGTGCTTCCTCAgttgcttgttttcctctttgaaggCAAATTTGGGGTGGACATGTTTGCAAAAGAACTGGTATTCTTGTCTTGAGGCAGGTAAGCATCCTGATAGCTTAATATATGGATGATACGCAGAATGAGGGGACTTCTAAAGTCTAGTCAGGTGTAAGTggagttttccttttgtttcttcttaccTGACACCAAAGCCATTGTATCTGGTATGCCCACCATGTAAGCATGTATTTAATTGTTTCTTTAAGAGCTGCCTACTGTTCAGAGTGATTTTGAAGTAACTCAGTCAACTAAGCACTTCTTTCTGAGAGGCGAGGTGAGCCTTAAAATGGAGGTACAGTTGTCCAAGGTCGACAAGGATGTAAGAGCTTCCTGCAAGCTGATTCACACACAGGACTTTTCTGCAAAAGATAATTATTCCAGAAATTAGCAAAGCCGGGGACTCATTGGCATTTAAGAGGCTGATGAGATTTTCCAGTCTTCATGAGTTTCCAAGGCATTGGTAGggtttcttgtcttttttaataaacCTATCTTATGTaactcattttcatttctgaaatttATGTTTAGGTTTCAAATCTGCcatttgctggttttcttttcctgcttccttctccccaggctttaataacaaaaacatcctGCCACTGGACCATACATGCTGCAGTATATCCTGGGTGTTCTTCTCTTAGGCCTACACATACACTGGATGTCACTCACCATAGGCACTACTTCTGATTAAAGATCAAAAAATCACTCATGCATTTAGCACTGTCTGGAAATATTATTACACAATCAGCATATGATAcattttaatagtatttttgtGAGCTGTTTATCTTCTATAAAAACTATGCCCTGACTGTCACAAAGTGTAATTTTATGCATGACTTCAATGGCTGAACCTCCCAGAGTCAtgtaagaaaaaattacttcagagcAATCCTACTAGATAAGGTAGTCAGATAAATAGATTCCAGGCATTAGGCATGATCTGTTCTCCAGCTGTGTGTACCTTCAAGAGCTGGCTGCCTTAAAATGTTGCACAGATTTCTTCTGTTGAAAAAACAACATTCAAATGCTAGTTTAGAGAGGACTTTTCCATAATaagttgatttatttttttttcaagttaaaataacaaatcaaaaaacagtttagaGAATTCAGAGGTAAAAATGCCCTATAGGATGAATGGAGACCATGCTCAGGTTGAATAGCACAGGTCTTGTATGCAGTTATGTTATAAAGGAGCAGTCTCCTGCCAGAGAAGTTTTCTTTCAGACAGGTAACCATCTGTGAGTTCTAATTCCATCTCTACCACCTCCTTCTTCATGGTATCAAGTAATGTGCCTCCACTTTTCTGCatcatgggatttttttttatgtctgcaGAAGAGTGATGCAATATTCATCTCCCTATAAGTTCAAATCTGATAATGTATTTAGTTTCTAAAGGTTACATTTTACATCTTAGCTGAAGACAGTTTTATTCTCCAGATTCCTGCTAGAAGACTTGAAGGCAAAAATGACTTGCCCAGGTGCCTTGGGAGTATTTTCCACATGGGCATTTAACATTATACCATATAACTTGCACTATCTGGCGTGCCTTCtttagagaaaggaaggaggagatTTTGTGGACTGTGAGTGGTTTAGTTGGTCAATTCATTTTTCATGGGCTTTAGCTtttgcataaaatatattttatagtcACCTAAGGCTGTAACTAAATTAATACCATCAAAGGCAATGTCTGATATTTCCAGACACACAAAGCCCACAACACTACAACCCACAAGCAATTGAAGAATATGTCTTTCTTCAACAGCACTTCTACAGGTCTTtgtaaaaaaagctttttttttttcactaagcCGCATTGGTTCAAAGAGCTGGAGTAACCAGAAACACATCCATTTCCACAACACCCAGGAGCTGTCATCATACAGTAATGTCTCaaagcagggagaaggaagtACAAAAGCCATAATGCAGCAGTTATTCCTAACTTGCTCAAGGCAAATCAGTCTTTTGCATGTATTCTTGTCCAGGCTTGTAGCGATCTGTGCAGTCTGAGAGACATGTCTGTGGGAGGGATCTCTGACTTCTTTCAAGCTGCATTgtacactgaaagaaaagctcATCCTTTTCATATTAGACAATTGCCCCCCAACCCATTCTAatgttacctggagaagagTATAAGTACGGAACATAATGAGAACACTATCCTTCTAATAGGGAGAGCCTCATAGAGGATTGTTTCCTAACAGCGACCTTGTGGAttcaaaagcagaagctgtgaaaCTCTGCCAGCCATTTTCTTGGTCATCCTTGTGAATTATGCAGCTGGTAAAGCTTTGATGTTGATTGGAATACTTGGCTTTCCTGTACCTGTCTAATATCAAGATTATACTTTTATATTTCATCAAAATGAGTAATCTACACTAAAGAGCTACACCAACTACCTCCtagcttgatttaaaaaaagaaaccaacagaTGTTTCTGCAGGGCTTTAGCACTTAGAAAATAAGTCCCACTCCACATGCAAGTTTACCTTTTGTCATAAGAACAACTGTAATGGCCCATTTTACATAATATTGTAACAGATGGAAGTTCACTCTTTCATTCTAAATTTCAACATAGCTGCAAACTTGCAGTTAAGAAATTATTGTCGCTACAATTAGCTACCTTTAGTTGAATCTCTGACACTTACTTAATTATAGCAGCACTACAGACACACTATGAGAAGCAGTAAAATCAACTATGACACACCCCTCCTAGTTTCCCATTGGATGGAAACTTGCTAGGCTTGATGGGTAGGTGTTGTATTCAGAGgggatttaaaagcaaatgaatatCAGGTCCTCCTAGGCAGTCAGAAATGGATTTCTACATGTTTGAATCTCAGGctggagcaagctgcttttAAAGCACTCTAAGGACCTGCCTTATGAGGAAACAACTGGAGCTTTCATACTTCATATTTCTTCTATGAAAAAGTGATTTTGGAAGCCCTCCTAGGCCACCTTGCTTGAGGTGtctttttctgaagaagcatGGCTTACTTTGTGTTACAAATCGTTGGTCTAATATTTGGAGGTATCGGCATGGTTGGGACTTTGGCAGCCACATTTATGCCACAGTGGAGAGTTTCTGCCCACATTGATGGAAATATTGTGGTGTTTGAGACCATCTGGGAAGGACTGTGGATGGCCTGCGCCAGTCAGCTGGGCATCAGGCTGCAGTGCAAATTTTATGACTCTATCCTGTCTCTTTCCCCACCCTTGGAGGCATTCAGAGCCCTCATGTGCACTGCAGTGGTTCTGtcaattatttcctttttgttggCCATTGTTGGTGTGAAGTACACTCGCAGGAACAAGGTCATCAGTATCTTCATACTGGCAGCTGGACTTTCCTTCCTACTGACAGGTATCCTTGTTCTgatccctgtgtcctggagtGCAGGTAGCATCATTCGCGACTTCTATGATCCAAAAGTCCCTACACCACTGAAACGAGAGCTAGGAGCTGCTCTTTATGTGGGATGGGTGAGCAGCGCACTTCTCATCATTGCGGGAGCAATGTACTCTATCTTCTGGTGCTGGGCTGATGCATCCTTAAAATCCAAGTATCCATTGCTTTCCTGTCACAGTTTGCGCAAACCTAATGTTTCAGGAGGGCCATCTGCAAGTGTGCATGCCTATGTGTAGTTGCTACATGTGATCTTTCTGCTTAGTATGCCAATATGTACTGGTTGACTTCGGTGTCTAATTAAACTGTGAATCTGTAATGGAGAGGCAATTTAGTTCATTTGCTGTTTACTATTGCCATACACATCTGCTCTCTGCCATGAATACAGGGCATGTTATTACATGGGCATTATGTTTGAGCAcagtcaaaagaaaaatctaaccATTTTATGGGAATGAAGAACAGcatgggaacagcagcagccagaagtCTCTCAGAGAAGGCAAACAACATATGGTTGGACTGGaaggcaggcagctgctgtgcagtAGCACCATTGCCCTCTCCTAAACCCATGATGTGTAAAGAGAGCAGTGCATTTTACTCTAAGGTAAAGTCTTCGGAAAGACTGCTTTAGGACAGTAGTGAGCAGAATGGAGTTGGCAGCATGGCTGAAGCAGCTGTCGAATGAATGGAGAAGCTGCCAGGAAGCTAACTTCCAATATCGGCACACAAATGATCATGCTTTCCCATGAGAAGCCTCTGTGATTGACTATGGATTTCATTGATGCTTTTGGAGTTGATGTAtccttgttatttcttctgcagggcacagaatctagctcataataaataataaaataataaaatgtttaatcTCTTCACCAGATTTTGCCACGAATGTGTTATCTTCCCGTTACTTGCgctttctcattttttatgGCTTCTCCTGTTCTATAGGTAGCATCTACTCTTCTATAAAATTCAGAATAGACCATCTGTCTTTATGTACTTTAAAGCACTGTGCTAATGTAAAGTATAATTAAACAAGCCAGGCAATGTGATTGTGCAATTCCCACTTGCTCATTGGAGGATCAAGTGTTCCTGCTTATATCTTCCATCACTCCCACAAAAGCCAAGCCCTGATATTGTTCTGGCTGCTTCATGTTTGCAAGACTTATTTGAACATGTAGACTGAGCAACCTGATGCCTGTCTATTCACTGTGCAGAATTCAATAGTGTTTGCAGCCATGCATTTACTTTTCATAGCTGAAGACTTGGAACCTGCTTTTAACAGTGTGCATGTCACAACACTGATAAGTGACCAAAGAAGAGCTAATTCAGAACAGGTCCCTTTTCTGGTTCTTTACACAGTAGTAATGGATAGTATTATTTCACTGATAATTTCATGACATAGATATTCAGTTTGAtccttttttgtgtgtctgtgacTGGTATCTATAGAAAAAAGGGGTGTAATGACTTGTTGAGCAGAACATCTATTTGTTCATTTGACTGTTCAATTGGAAGCAGAACATGGAAAGATGCATTTAGTTAAATAAACCTTTTATTAACTTGGCTTCAGATGAACTTAAATGAAACAGTGCTGTTGAACACAGATATTCATTACATATATTAACTAATGTGCATTTCCATCTAAGACAACTAGCTTAGATCTTTTAATGGGAATTTTCTAGTCACCATAAAACAGGTTTAATGTATTCCGCTCATCACTTGAGCAGTCAAATCAGCACTTACTAATTCCAGGTAAGCCTTTAAGGGAACATTTTAAAGTAGGATTGCTAGTactaaaacatgtatttttgaAGTCTGTCACAGCAGCTGTCCCCTGGTCAGACAGCTCATTTCAGTGGAGTCATTCTGTTAACTTTGGCAATAATTTATACTTCTCTGAGGACCTCCTCCTACTATTTTGtcttataatatatattttatttaataaggAACTATTTGGTAAGTAAGTCAGAATTGCACTTTTTGGATTCATTTAGCTATGACATTTGTGATTAACAAAACAGATGATGAAGACATTTGCAATGCAAATTTgatacatatttatatgtagGTAATGGATTTAAATGTTGACATATTCAATGTAATGAAACTTCATGCAGATTTAAGTGCTTAAGAAGTAATTAAGTACagttttctataaaaataattaaaggatCAGGAATGCCTTCACTATCAATGGGTTCATCTAGGAATCAAATTTGAACTGGGTGTGCCCTTTACACTAGtaactttattttcaaagagaTGGAAGATAAAGGtgctttatttaaacatttaacaTGAATTTCAAAGAAAGCCTAAGCTTCTTACATCTAACATGAACACCTGATGGCTGTGTATTGTTCCATTTCTCTCTTTAGCAGTTGATTAAAAGATGAGTTCAAACAAAATCTCTAAGCCCAGTCAACTTCGTGCTTGCACATGGGTTTGGAGTCTGTCCATGGTTCCAAGtgtaaagaatcatagaatcatggaatggtttgggttggaagagaccttcaaatgtttagtctaacccccctgcaatgagcagggacatcatcTAGACTAGGGTGCTCAGAACAacacccagcctggccttgactGTCTCTAGGGATGGCacatccatcacctctctgggcaacttgttccaatGTTTTACCATGTTTATTGTAAAagatttcttcctcatgtccagcctgaatctctgCTCTTTTAGATTAAAACCATCACCGCTCATTGTATTGTGACATGCGCTGGTGAAaagtctttccccatctttctgaTATGCCTCTTTTCAGTACTGAAATGCCttaataaggtctccctgaattcttatccaggctgaacaatcccagttctctcagccttttctcatagGAGAGGTATAGCTaggctgagctgctcctg
This window encodes:
- the LOC101879833 gene encoding claudin-8-like; its protein translation is MAYFVLQIVGLIFGGIGMVGTLAATFMPQWRVSAHIDGNIVVFETIWEGLWMACASQLGIRLQCKFYDSILSLSPPLEAFRALMCTAVVLSIISFLLAIVGVKYTRRNKVISIFILAAGLSFLLTGILVLIPVSWSAGSIIRDFYDPKVPTPLKRELGAALYVGWVSSALLIIAGAMYSIFWCWADASLKSKYPLLSCHSLRKPNVSGGPSASVHAYV